From a region of the Procambarus clarkii isolate CNS0578487 chromosome 18, FALCON_Pclarkii_2.0, whole genome shotgun sequence genome:
- the LOC123754687 gene encoding Kruppel-like factor 18, translating to MIYSGNYMIYSGNYMIYSGNYMNYSGNYMIYSGNYMIYSGNYMIYSGNYMNYSGNYMIYSGNYMIYSGNYMIYSGNYMIYSGNYMNYSGNYMIYSGNYMNYSGNYMIYSGNYMIYSGNYMIYSGNYMIYSGNYMNYSGNYMIYSGNYMIYSGNYMIYSGNYMNYSGNYMIYSGNYMNYSGNYMIYSGNYMNYSGNYMIYSGNYMIYSGNYMIYSGNYMIYSGNYMNYSGNYMIYSGNYMIYSGNYMIYSGNYMNYSGNYMNYSGNYELHMN from the coding sequence ATGATCTACTCTGGGAACTATATGATCTACTCTGGGAACTATATGATCTACTCTGGGAACTATATGAACTACTCTGGGAACTATATGATCTACTCTGGGAACTATATGATCTACTCTGGGAACTATATGATCTACTCTGGGAACTATATGAACTACTCTGGGAACTATATGATCTACTCTGGGAACTATATGATCTACTCTGGGAACTATATGATCTACTCTGGGAACTATATGATCTACTCTGGGAACTATATGAACTACTCTGGGAACTATATGATCTACTCTGGGAACTATATGAACTACTCTGGGAACTATATGATCTACTCTGGGAACTATATGATCTACTCTGGGAACTATATGATCTACTCTGGGAACTATATGATCTACTCTGGGAACTATATGAACTACTCTGGGAACTATATGATCTACTCTGGGAACTATATGATCTACTCTGGGAACTATATGATCTACTCTGGGAACTATATGAACTACTCTGGGAACTATATGATCTACTCTGGGAACTATATGAACTACTCTGGGAACTATATGATCTACTCTGGGAACTATATGAACTACTCTGGGAACTATATGATCTACTCTGGGAACTATATGATCTACTCTGGGAACTATATGATCTACTCTGGGAACTATATGATCTACTCTGGGAACTATATGAACTACTCTGGGAACTATATGATCTACTCTGGGAACTATATGATCTACTCTGGGAACTATATGATCTACTCTGGGAACTATATGAACTACTCTGGGAACTATATGAACTACTCTGGGAACTATGAATTGCACATGAATTAA